The Terriglobia bacterium nucleotide sequence GAGATCCCGACCTACTGCGCGGAGCACCGGCAGGCGGTGCTGAACTACATGCTGAAGGCCTTCCAGGGGATCCACGGCGTGATGACCGACCAGAGCACCGGCGCGCCGCTGGACGGTACCGTGACGGTGACCGCCACGGCTTCCGCCGAAATCCCTGTTCCCCACGATTACCAGGCGGTCTTCACCGATCCTCTGGCCGGAGACTTCCACAGGGTCCTCGAGCCGGGGACCTACACGGTGGTCTGCGACGCCCCAGGCTACAGGACGACGATCCTGACCGGCGTCACGGTCACCGCCGATACCAGGACGATCGCCGACTGTCCGATGACCGTGATGGGGCTCGTCTACTACTCCTCCACGGTGACGGACGCGTGCTCGGGCGGCGGCGCTTACAGCGGTGACGGGATCCTCGACGCGGGCGAGGACGCAACGCTGCCTTTGACCGTGGGCAATCTGGGCTCGATATCGGCAACGTCCGTGCAGGGAACGCTGAGCACCAACGCGCCGGGCATCACGATCACCCGGGGGACGGCGTCCTTCGCCGACGTCCCCGTCAACGAAACGGTGGAGAGCTCGCCCCCGCATTTCCGCTTCAGCGTGGGCACCGGTGTCCCCTGCGGCACGGTCATCCCCTTCAGCCTCCACCTGACCGCCGCGCAGGGAGCCTGGGACGACAGCTTCTCGGTCGCGGTCGGCCAGACCTCCGCGGGACCTTCCGAGACGCTGCTCATCAGGAGATTCGGCGGCACGCAAGGCGGCGCAGGTCTCGCGCACGTCGACTCGAACGACGAGCCCCAGGGCACCTGCACGATGCACGCCTGCGACGCGATCCCGCCGACGATCGTCTGCCCGACCCCGGAGACGGTCGAGTGCCAGGCCGACGGCCGGTCGGAGGTCGACCTGCCGCACGCGACGGCGACCGACGTGTGCCAGCCGGGCGGCCTCGTCATCAGCAACACCTTCACGCCCAACGGGGCGGACGCCTCGGGCTCCTATCCCCTCGGGACCACCGTCGTGACCTTCACCGCGAGCGATGCCTCGGGGAATCGGGCGAGCTGCCGGACGACGGTCACCGTGCGCGACACGATCGCTCCGATCCTCACGGCGGTCGCGAGTCCGAGCGTCCTGTGGCCACCGAGCCACGACATGGTCGCCGTGCACGCCACGGTGGTCGCCACGGATGCCTGCGACCCCTCTCCCTCGTTCGTCCTGGCGTCCGTGACCTCGAGCGAGCCGGACGAGGCTCCCGGAGACGGGGACGGTCACACGACCGGCGACATCCAGGATGCGACGATCGGCACGGCCGACCTCGACGTCCTCCTCCGTGCGGAGCGGGACGGGAATGGGCCCGGACGCACCTACACCATCGAGTACCGGGCGCGCGACGCCTCCGGGAACGTGGGAGCGGGACGCGCTACGGTCGAGGTCCCCCACGACCTCGGCGCCGCAAGGCCCGTCGCCACCGAGATGGCCAAGAAAGCGAGTGCGCACGGCAGGTAGGCACGGATCGCAGCGAGGAACACCGTGCCCCTCGCTCGCTTCTTCGGTGCGTCACGACGGCTCGCGAGCCGCCGGAGCCGCGTCGGAGAAGGAACGGCGTGTGGACCGACCGGCCATCGGCGGGTATCCTGGAACTCACTCGAACCGCGAAGCCGACGGGAGACGGATCGTGCGCATCGGGAAATCGCTCACCACGGCGGCATGGTTGTGGTGTCTCGCCGGGAGCGCGACGAACCCGAGCCTCGCCTGCTCGAGCTGCGGCTGCTCGTTGAACTCGGACTGGGTGAGCCAGGGCTACACCGTTCGGCCCGGCTTCCAGATCGACTTCCGCTACGACGACTTCGACCAGGATCAGCTGAGGAACGGCACCGAAACCGTGGACAGGGGCCCCATCGTGCTGCCCAGCGATCGGGAGATCCAACGGAAGACGATCAACCGGAACACCATGCTGAACCTGGAGTACAGCCGCTCCTCGAACTGGGGGGTCGATCTCCAGCTCCCGTACTACGACCGATATCACACCACGATCGCGCCCGGCGACGTGGCCGAGTCGATGTCCCACAGCCGCAGCGTGGGCGACCTTCGCGCGATGGGACGGTACCAGGGCTTCTCCGAGGGCCGGCAGACCGGCGTTCTCTTCGGCCTCAAGCTCGCCACCGGATCGATTCACGAGACCTTCCGAGCCGGCCCGCAAGCGGGCGAGTTGCTCGACCGGGGTCTTCAACCGGGCACCGGGACCACCGATCTGCTCGTCGGGGCCTACCACTTCGGCGAGCTCTACCGAGATTGGGGATACTTCGTCCAGGCTCTGCTGCAGCAGCCCCTCCGTTCCAGGGAGGCGTTTCGCCCCGGCACCGGGCTGAACGTGAACGTCGGGGCGCGCTACACCGCCGGGAAGCGGGTCACCCCGCACCTCCAGATCAACGTCCGGGCCGAGAAGCGGGAGGCGGGCGACAACGCCGACGTGGACAACAGCGGCGCCACGCTGGTCTATCTCAGCCCGGGGCTGACGATCCAGCTCGTGAAGGACTTCGCGTTGTACGGCTTCCTCCAGGCCCCGATCCTGCAGCGGGTGAACGGCTACCAGATCGAGCCGCGCTACACCGCGTCGATCGGGGTTCATTTCAGGCACTGAGCGCGGCGGTTATTCCTTCGGAGGCAGGAATCTCAGGGCGGCGATCTTGCCGGCCGCGTCGTAGACCAGGTGCACGACGCGGCGCCCCCGCTCGAACGCGCACGTCAGGTCCACACGGGTGACGTCGTCCTCGGCCGCGGTCCGGCGCTCGATCACCTTTCTGAAGGCGCCGACCTGCGCGATCTGCTTGTCCCAGGCCGCGCCCAGGTCGGCCACCGTGATCCGGGACGCCAGCTCGGGGCCGAACTCCGTCGCGGCCTCCACGAAAGCTCGCCGGTCGAGCGTCCCGAGGAACGCTTCGGCGCGGGCTTCGACGGAGCCGGATGCGGGACGCGCCGCCGCGGCCTGCGCCGCGGGAGGAGCCTGCGCGCCGGTCGTGGCGGCCGATGCGGTCGGGCTCGTCCTCTCGCGGATCCACCCCGAGATCGTGTCGAGGAACCCCGGGACGAATTCCTTACCGAGGACCGCGTACTCGGACACCCCTCCGGTCCGGGCCGCCTGGTACAGGTGGTTGGCGCCGGGGAAGACCTTCACGGTGACATCCGGGTTGCCTCCCCGCGCCAGCGCCGCGGCCATCGCGGTTCGGTTCGACTCGGCGGGGACCTGGAGGTCCTTCTCGCCGAACAGCGCGAGCACGGGGCACTTCACCTTCTCGAGGGTCTTCGCCGGGTCGTAATCGAGAAAGAACTTGAACCAGGGGCTCCGAGCCATCGCCAGCTGCCCCTCGATCATCCGGTCGGCGTACGTGTCGGGATCGGGGACGGACTTCCTCTGCTCCTCGGGTTTCTTCGCGATCCGGGCCAGCGCCTCCTTCTTCGTCTCGGCTCGCACCTCGTCCCAGCCCTGGCCCGAGCGGACCGCCGCGAAGATATGCTTCTGGATCTCGGCCTCCTTCCGGATGGCCTCCTCGGAAGACCCCTCCGCTCGCCCGATCAGCTCCGCCTGGTCGAGGAGGATTCTCTCGCCGGTCAACCCCATGCCGGACATCAGCACGATGAACGCGATCCCGGGGGTTCGCGTCGCGACCATCGGGGCCACGATCCCGCCCTCGCTGTGCCCCAGGAGCCCGACGCGATTCGGGTCGATGTCGGGCCGGGTCCTGAGAAACGCCACCGCGGCCGCGACGTCCCCGGCGAAGTCCTCGGTCGTGGCCTGGGCGGGGCTTCCGGTGGATTCCCCGACTCCGCGATCGTCGTACCGGAGGACCGCGATCCCGCTGCGCGTCAGGTGGTCGGCCAGGACGCGGAACGGCTTGAAGCCGAAGAGCTCCTCGTCGCGATTCTGCGGACCGCTGCCGGTGATGAGCACGACCGAAGGATGCGGTCCGGGGGTCGCGGGGAGCGTGAGCGTGCCGGCGAGCGTCGCCTCTTCGCCGTTCCGGAACTTGACCTCCTCCTGCCGGTAGGGCGGCGGCTCCTCCTTCGCGGCCTCCGCCTTCGCGGCGGCCCCCCGTTTGAGATGGAAGGTCCCCTCGGCGCCGGCCTGCAGGAACTTCCCGGAGATCTCGTCCCCTTTCGTCTCGCCGTCGAACGTCGCGATCCCGGGGCTGGCGGCCAGCTCGAAGTGGATCTTCGGTGGGTCGTGCCGGACGTTGGAGAGCGGGAGGCCCAGGGCCCCCTGCACGGGGATGTCGATGGTCGCGGACAGGGCCTTCTCGACCGTCTTGAAGTCGACCTTGATTTCCAGGTCCGTCCCCATCACGTGGATGGCCCCTTCGAAGTGACCGTCGGGGGCGGGTTCCGCGGCCCAGAGGGGCGCCGCGAGCAGCGCCGCCACGGCCACGAGCAGGAGCACGGCCGGGTTTCGCGTCTTCATGGGAGGATCTCCTTTGGAGCCGGCGCCGCCGGGCTCAGCTCACGAGGGCCGCGACGGCCGTGAGGACGAGCACGAGCGCGACGAAGCCCAGCACGACCGTCACGGCCTTCCAGTTGCCGAAGTTGAGAGTGTAGCCGATGCCGAATCGCCGCTCGACCAGGAAGGACGGGTCGTCGCGGTTCACGTAGAACATGCCGAGAACCCAGTGCCGGTTGTCGGCGAGGCCGTCGGTGAGCGGCGTGTCGGCGCGC carries:
- a CDS encoding alpha/beta fold hydrolase, with the protein product MKTRNPAVLLLVAVAALLAAPLWAAEPAPDGHFEGAIHVMGTDLEIKVDFKTVEKALSATIDIPVQGALGLPLSNVRHDPPKIHFELAASPGIATFDGETKGDEISGKFLQAGAEGTFHLKRGAAAKAEAAKEEPPPYRQEEVKFRNGEEATLAGTLTLPATPGPHPSVVLITGSGPQNRDEELFGFKPFRVLADHLTRSGIAVLRYDDRGVGESTGSPAQATTEDFAGDVAAAVAFLRTRPDIDPNRVGLLGHSEGGIVAPMVATRTPGIAFIVLMSGMGLTGERILLDQAELIGRAEGSSEEAIRKEAEIQKHIFAAVRSGQGWDEVRAETKKEALARIAKKPEEQRKSVPDPDTYADRMIEGQLAMARSPWFKFFLDYDPAKTLEKVKCPVLALFGEKDLQVPAESNRTAMAAALARGGNPDVTVKVFPGANHLYQAARTGGVSEYAVLGKEFVPGFLDTISGWIRERTSPTASAATTGAQAPPAAQAAAARPASGSVEARAEAFLGTLDRRAFVEAATEFGPELASRITVADLGAAWDKQIAQVGAFRKVIERRTAAEDDVTRVDLTCAFERGRRVVHLVYDAAGKIAALRFLPPKE
- a CDS encoding DUF2817 domain-containing protein — protein: MLDTILAGYTAVPQDTTAERLVDGTEMWFIPIGNPHGNANNTRYNSRNVDCNRNFWGPEGSDAPPAWSEAETAAIRDLTEAATADHAKKRFALSISFHEGETVFNSVWNYTAAAPTDEPIFWSSRTGGTGCGSQTVPNCPTLAPHGLAQAYKDGCTMPGFWYTEGYDWFGTRGDTNDWAYGAWTDLDATVELNSTKTPPAAEIPTYCAEHRQAVLNYMLKAFQGIHGVMTDQSTGAPLDGTVTVTATASAEIPVPHDYQAVFTDPLAGDFHRVLEPGTYTVVCDAPGYRTTILTGVTVTADTRTIADCPMTVMGLVYYSSTVTDACSGGGAYSGDGILDAGEDATLPLTVGNLGSISATSVQGTLSTNAPGITITRGTASFADVPVNETVESSPPHFRFSVGTGVPCGTVIPFSLHLTAAQGAWDDSFSVAVGQTSAGPSETLLIRRFGGTQGGAGLAHVDSNDEPQGTCTMHACDAIPPTIVCPTPETVECQADGRSEVDLPHATATDVCQPGGLVISNTFTPNGADASGSYPLGTTVVTFTASDASGNRASCRTTVTVRDTIAPILTAVASPSVLWPPSHDMVAVHATVVATDACDPSPSFVLASVTSSEPDEAPGDGDGHTTGDIQDATIGTADLDVLLRAERDGNGPGRTYTIEYRARDASGNVGAGRATVEVPHDLGAARPVATEMAKKASAHGR